CGATAACACGATCCGGTGTTATTATCTGTCCGTTTATTATACCAAGTTTCATATTACTCACCCAAGCCTCATATCAATCAACTGTACCACTACCAGGGATATCTTCAGGTGTTTTGATTCCAACCATCCGGTTGTTCTTCATAACAATAACCCGGTCAGCCACCTCCCGTACAACAGACAGGTCATGGAATATGCCTATCATAGTGGTCTTGCCCTTTACCTCCCTGAGCATCTTGACCACAACCGCGGTTGATTCCGGGTCAAGCGCAGATGTGGGCT
This region of Candidatus Aegiribacteria sp. genomic DNA includes:
- a CDS encoding methionine ABC transporter ATP-binding protein, whose product is PTSALDPESTAVVVKMLREVKGKTTMIGIFHDLSVVREVADRVIVMKNNRMVGIKTPEDIPGSGTVD